The following DNA comes from Acholeplasma equirhinis.
ATTTAAACCAAGTTCGTCAACTAAATAATGATCTAGTCTTTGGTTTAAATCCGTATCAATCTTGATTTGTTTCATTTTGAATGCTCTTTTCTTTACGTTTTCTTATCTCATCTAAAATAACAATATCAATAATTAGGAATGCAACACCAAAGTTAAGTAGTGCATCTGCTAAATTAAAATATGTATGACCAACAAATGGTAAGAATGGAATTTGAATATAGTCAATGACATAACCATACATCACGCGATCAATTGCATTACCAAGTGTACCTGCAATTAAAAAAATCGTTGCTATCGTATAAACCTTTTTTGTTTTAAAATCTGATTTACTAAATAAATAACCAAAAAATATAAGAGCAAAAATCGTAATTAAGAAAAATAAGAATTGCTCACCTTCAAGCATACCAAAAGATGCTCCGGTATTTTGGTAGTGACCAAATTTTAATATGTTTGGCAGGATTGTTTCAACTTGACCTGGTTGATATAGACTTGAAAATAACATTTTAAGTCCATAGTCAGCAAGTATCAAGAGACCAATGATGATGTATGAAATAAGCATAGTTATAACCTCGCAAATATTGATGAAATAATAATTGAACCTATGATTAGGATCAAAACTCCAATTAATATGCCATCAAATAAGATAAGTTTCTTCAAAGAAACTTCTTTTAAACTTGGTTCCCAAGTTTGATAAATTTTATAAAGTAAAATTAAATATAAAAATACACTAACAATTAATAAAATTAATGCTAAATACGATAAAAATAATTGAATATGCACATAAGCATAAAATGTATAAAGAATTAACATCATAGGTATTAAAACTAAAAGTACTAATCCAAATGAAAAACCATGTGCTTTAAGTGCTTTTTTGAAGGTAAATGTAGCATCAAATTTTCTTTTCTCATTTAGATAGCTTTTAAAGAAATTACTGATTAATTTCATAAACCACCTCAATAGCTTCTAAAATATTCGAAACTGGATATAGATTAATTTGATTTGAAAGATCTGCGACTTCTTGATACTGAGAAGCAGGTAACATGAAATGTTTCATACCTTCATTAATTGCTGCATATACTTTTTGTCTAAGTCCACCAATTGTTCCAATTTGATTATTGTATCGAATGGTTCCAGTCCCAACAATATTTTCCTTCATAAACAGTGAACCTTCAAGTGAAAAATAGATTGTTAAAGTATACATCATGCCTGCAGATGGTCCACCAGATAAAATGTTTTCACCTGGTAAATAATATTTAGGTGATGCTGATTTGATATTATATTTTGGATAGAATCTAAAAATATCATCTTTAGTTTTTACTAAAGCGATTGTTCTTATGTCACCTTTTCTGTCTACCTTTAGTGTAATTTCACCTTGATAATCAAGAAAGAATAAACCCATGGTTTCATAATCATTAAATGTTTGATTATTAATTTCAAGGA
Coding sequences within:
- the lspA gene encoding signal peptidase II, translating into MLISYIIIGLLILADYGLKMLFSSLYQPGQVETILPNILKFGHYQNTGASFGMLEGEQFLFFLITIFALIFFGYLFSKSDFKTKKVYTIATIFLIAGTLGNAIDRVMYGYVIDYIQIPFLPFVGHTYFNLADALLNFGVAFLIIDIVILDEIRKRKEKSIQNETNQD
- a CDS encoding S16 family serine protease, with the translated sequence MKKTTFKTLFHSLIFAYLLLMISLVVPTEYAVITPYKTRPTNTMIEIEGHLEPNKLHSVSVISLERITGFQRMIYEMSDIFDVYKMSPYESQINLFEDIERSQLQKRASFEQAIVTAYSLSSATNPEVEIEYELTGLVVDYREAKFNQLNIGDIILEINNQTFNDYETMGLFFLDYQGEITLKVDRKGDIRTIALVKTKDDIFRFYPKYNIKSASPKYYLPGENILSGGPSAGMMYTLTIYFSLEGSLFMKENIVGTGTIRYNNQIGTIGGLRQKVYAAINEGMKHFMLPASQYQEVADLSNQINLYPVSNILEAIEVVYEINQ